ACTTTATGGTAGCCTTATAGAACTGTTACTTACAGAACTGTTACGGAGGTTCATAACATCATGGCATCCTACTTACATCTTATCCAAAGAGATATGAGTGAACTCCTTTTAGTCATTTGGGGTTTTTTCGATCAAAGTTCACCATTTGAAGCTTATTTAACACCTCTAAACATAAAGCATGTAAAGCTTTCTATCGTCTGTCGTCCGCTAACTTCACTGCTAGCCTCAAACACATCTGTCATAGAATTAGAACGATGCACAATTTACTTTCTGTTGCAACACTTAAGTGCCGAATTATCATTTGTAATCCCCTATATATGAATACCTTAAAGTAATTTATTATATATGACAGTAGTACAACCTTTTTATCAAAGGCTCACATGCTTTAAGAATTCAATTCTGGCTTTATGTAGTCAGAACCCTTTATGCTAATAGGGGtttttaatttttccttttttttttccctaatcACAGCCCGCAAGCTGCCTTGCCCTCACATTTGGAGACACCGTTTGGTCATTTCCTGTTGTTTTTCAGTGACTGTATTGTAATATTGTGGAATTGTTTGTTATTGGAATTGTAATCCCTAAAGTGCAATCTATGAAAATAGTCACACTGTGTGTAATCAGATATTTAAGCTCTGACTAATTTTATTTCAAACTAAAATGAATAGTAATTAGTATAATATACTGTTATATTGTCACATAGCAACTCTGTCAGCAGATACATTTAAAGGACATTTGCTATCTTTACAAGTACACGGTATATATGAAGTGTTAATAAATTTTAACTCCACCAGAATTGATTTATTTCATATTTCTTCCTGTAGAGGGCAGTGTTGTGCCATTTGTCTGTGCTTACATTTTAGAAGAATGGAAATGTTTGATCAAATCATGGCTTTTAAATCATATGtggttgaaaatgttcaaacatGTATAGCCCATAATATTTTGTGATTTACCACACTGTATTGAGCATTATGATCATTTCAAATTGTAGGTGTCGGGATTTCCTGAAATTGTTACTATTCTATATTATTTGTGTTGGTGGCCTATAATTCAAGGCTACCCACCGGTTGGTTTCTATAGCATTTACCTAAAAACAGTTACTTCGGAGCACAAAAACTGTGGGACATCTCTGGATAAGTTCAAAGTGGGAAGAAAAGTTCAAAACAAGCGTGAACAGTTTCCAGATGTGCTGACACCATCGGTCGAATTTCTCACCTTTGCATCGGTTGGGCTTCTTTCTCAAGACTTCTCACGGCTTCTTTAATGATCCTCGTTCGTCTCATTGTCAAGGCTCTGAGTGCACCTGCTCTCTGCACATTCACCTCCCAGCTGCCTGTGGAGGTTTAGAGTCCACGCATTTATGGACACAAGCTTGATGTGCGTAACTGtcactttaaaaagaaataagggACTTTCAGTGACTGATGGGGCAGGGGGAGCAACACAATACTAAAGAACAAACTAAACATCTTTTACAGAAATAACATCCCCACACATATAGTTCATACCCAGTTAAAAAtacatatgtttttttttttttttttcctccatctgtACTCTATTACCCACAGTACTAATGTGCTTGGCCCAGTGCTCATACCAGGCAGAGCTCCGCCGTCTGTGCGTTGGGGCTCTGACCTTTTTCCCTAAAATATTTTTCCCTCTCAGACTACTATAACTCATCCAGCCAGTCACTCACTACCCTGGAGGAGGATTCAGTTTGTCACATGACGTGCTCTCTTTCTGTTGTCTGGTTATTCTCTTTGGCCTCCCATCTTTGATTTTGACAAAATTCGAGCATGCTTTGTAGAAAAAGCTCATGACCCATGTTGCACGTGTTTTATTCATGGTAACGCTTTGGTCAAGAAACTTTGAGCGAGAGAAACTTTGACCTCGAGGCTCCAAACCTACATAATAATGTCACTGATCCCTGAAGAGTTATGATTTATTAACTAGTCTACAGCACACACAAACCTGGAAGTTATGACTTCAAAGAAACCAAATAATGACATCAAGTGTTCTGCTGGTTTTCATATAAAATGCCCAGGATCAGAGTTTGCTTTTTGATCTTGTGCCAAAGCGGTAAAGTACTCTAAGACTAACTGGTGGAAAGAAGGAAGGCCATTAGCAAGTTATCTGCCCTGCTAATATAATTCCAACTGTTCAAGTTCATGATAAAGGACCTCTTTCCTTTGATGAGTAATAGGAAACACCTGCTGGCTTCTACCAGGAGCAAATATGTTTGATTTAGTCTCCACATTTCTGAGGCCCGATGTGAGAGGCGCACACAAGCTAATCAGctcaccttgtttgagaaatttGGGGTGAAGCTTGCTTTGTTCAAATAAGAGCATTCCTGGCAGTAGAGGAAACTTTTCTTAGATCATATCAGATTTTATTGATGTTTCACTATTAGAATTCTAATTCGTCTTAAATTTGCTGAAGAATAGCCGTGGATATTTACTGGATAATAACTGTACTAACTCTGCTAAAGCAATTTTAACAAGCAGCAGTGTCCTATAAATTGACACTATTCCTGCTTCTCCTCTTGAGAGTGCTCTCACTTTGGAAAATCAGAGACAAATTCTCAAAGGGGGAAGCCAAGCTAAATGCTCATTTTACACAAATGTAAAAAATTCATAGCAGTTCAGCGAATAGCTATATTGTGGATTTTTATAACACACGTCTTGCATGAGACAGCAAGAGCATCTGTGTTGCGATCTCCATGTGGCAACGTAAGCCATGTCCATGGACACAGTCTGTGTAACTGTATGATGCAGAAGTGAggaggcataaaaaaaatatagctTTTAGCTCAGCACGCCCCTCAGGAAACCGTATTCTCCAAACTGCAAGTGTTCAGACTGCTGTCTACTGGAGATAATCCCTGACAATTTATAACTACTTTATACTACACGACTTAATAAAAAtgatacattttaaaaacagtcTCAAGCGATGCAACTAAGCATTTATGCTATGTTAGCCAAGATTAGCCACCATGAGCTTTGTCATATGAAGCCATTGTGAAGCTATAGTCTGAAGCTAGAAGCCCTACATGTGCTGCAATTAGCATAGCAGTGTGTCATCATTAAGGATTCTAATTTCCACaagtaagaggaaaaaaagttgCTTTGTCTTGTAACCAttacttttaaataaataaaaaaaatatgagtGCACTTCATGCTACACAAAGCAGAGTCCATACACGGTTGCACCACAGTAATAAaatctggaaaaacaaaactttttatTGGGTttacaggaaaagaaaaattcaaatATACACTTTATTGTAGATTACTTTGGGTTAACACTACCTAGGTGCGAAAGCTTTAATATTTAAATAAGTAGTTTAATTGCTGCAAGACCTTAGTGACTCTCTTGAAGTCTATATGTGCAAGGTGGTCATTAAACAAGGCATGCAGAAGATATTCACAAAAGAAAATGGTGGCTAACATGAAACATATGCTCTTAAAAACCACAACTTTTGAATGCAAACCAGCCCCAGCAGAAAATGCTATAGTCGCAATTGGAATGATCTGAATGTCCTTTGGCATCAGCAGAGTAACTGAATTATATAAACAAAAGACGAGCAAATGAGAAACATGACATTTTGAACACCATGAAAAGCAGACAGCTCAAGTATGAGAAATTATTTCCATAAAGATGCAGTCAAATAATAGCTTTTTAGAGCCATTAATGCACTAATGATTCTTAACCATTAAAATATGACTGATGTGTAATCTTTCATACCTTTTAAGTACTCCACGGTTGATTTAAAATGGCTGTCAGAGTGAAATAAACTAAAGGTTTCTCACGTCAAAATCAATCAGAAATAAGCAGAGAGTTACTATTGTTAAGGTGTGTTCACAGGAGGATGGATTTCCAGGAGATAAGAGTGCTGGTAACCAGCTACACCAACAACTACTCTACTACAATATTGTTGCAGTACTACATAGGTAGAAGGAAACAGCTGGATTTTGCCCTGACTTTTGGAGCTTTACAGGGAACTTAGGTTTCCTGATGTTTGGTGTGTAACGCTGCACAGGGGAAGGCGCAGTATGGTGCTTACTGCAGTTTGGAGGATTTATGGTTCGCTGCATACAAAGAACACTCCTGTTCTTGATTGGCAGCCATCAAAGAAGCACTTGATGTGGGGCTTATCGTCTGAAATCAATCTTTTGAAAAtgctacagaaaaaaaaacaaccaacgaCTCAGTCAGAAGCTTTTAAAACACAACTATATATTTCCCAGTTGGATATAAAGTTGCAGTCTGGAGATAGCTTTACTCATCAGAGTCATAGGGAGCAGGAGAAGCCATATAGTCtcgaatttttttaaaaaaaagaatcacaaaGCGTGTTGGTGCTTATTTACTAGCTTTTGGACAGAATTAACAAACTGGACCTTTGGTGATTAGATAGTCTTAAAGATGCTGGTGTATTTATTTTGTTACTTATGGAAAAGTCAGCTTAGacgtttctttgtttctttcccATCTGGAACCAAGAGAGTGACATTAGATCATTGCATAAATGGCTTAATATCTGGTCTTCTGAACTTGAGAACACATACTGATCAGCTACAACATTAAAAACCAAGATCCAAAAATGTCTGTGACCAATTGAGGCACAGGACCTGTGGGATGATCCGTGGTGTTTGGTGCCAGAACTTTGGCAGCAGACTGTTTGGGATGACATTTGCTCTACTGTTGTGTTCCTTTAGCCGTTcctaaacagtttttttttgtagagtGGTGAGGTACACTGTCCTCCAAGGGAAGCTTTGCCTGATTAGGAATGTAGAAACAATGCTTAGGCTGGTAGCGCAAGTGAACATGACACCCTCGTGAATGCCAAAGACCCAAGCTTTCCCAGCAGAACTCTGTATGGTAATGACACGATCATTTTCAGTGgcttttaatgttgtggctggcTCTATGAAGAAGCAGCATAGCAAAGTTTTGTCTTCCTCTCATCATGCTGCCACCCAGAGGACTGACACCCCACTTCCTGTTTGATGGCTGATGTGGTTGACCCGTCCACGCACACAGTCCAGTAAGAAAAAAACAGCCGTGCCATTATGAACCTGAAAGGATGCCCGAAGACTCACGCTGGCCCACTGGCTGCCTTCAGGCATTTGGCCAGCCACCTGCTGGGCTAAGGGGACCGGCCGCTGCCCCTCGACCTCGCCACCCACTCCTGACCTTTCGGAATAACTTCGCCTGAGCAGGGTCACCTTGACCAAATTGCAGGAGTGAATGAGTTTGAGGTCCAGAGCTATACTGGCTGTGCCACTCTCCCTGAAGACAAAATCCCATCTCTGATCTGTAGATCCCTTCCCCAGAAGCCCCATCTGGGACACCTTTGGACTGATCTGGTGGAAGAACAAAGGCTTGTTTCGAACGGCTCCTGAGGGAAGGCCGTTGTTGGCCACGGAGGCAGACAGAGAGGAGGAAATGGCAGCTGGGACCCAAAACAAACTCAGAAGACTGATGCCCGTCTCGTCACCGAAGAAGCGAACGTTGCACTGAGCAGGAGAGAGGATCTCAAAGCCAATGGTGTCCCCAGGGCTGACATTAGCGGCTCCAGCCAGAGATATAGACGTATCCCGGTAGTGGACGCCTGGCTTGAAGACACGGAACAACTCCATTGCAGATCCATTATGGTTTAGATATGCCAGAAGCTGAAAGCCCTCTGTGACACACGCCTGGCCCATAGAATACAGCGCCTGCTGGAACACAAAGCGCACCGTGCCGCTCTCTGCAAAGCGGATCCCACGGCCGTCATGGGTCAGCCCCACTACGTAAGGgtcagaggtggaggtggtctGGAAGACTGGGCGATAGTTTGTGTGATAATGAGCAGAAACCATCGCCTGTGCTGTCATTGCAACAGCCCCGGTGTCATGAGAAAGCCAGAGGAGGCTGAGCGGAGGTGCGGAGGGGTCGTACAGCTGCAGACCTTCACTGCTTTGGTTACAGTGTTGGCTGGCGCTCCGGAGGAAGAGGGATATGATGTGACCTGGGGACACCTCTGCCACCCCGCTGATGCTGACGCTTTGAAGGGACCTCCGCTCCCGCTGCTCCACCCGCACGCCACTCAGGTCGTGGCCCTCCGAGCCATCTGTGTTGTTAACGCGCAGACACACTTGGATGAAGCTGCGGCAGCCGTGACTCACTGCCAGATCCTCGTCCAGCCACACCAGACCGTGCTGCCTCAGTACCAGCTGCCCGTCCTCAGCTGAAACCAGACCCTCATTGCCTCTTCCTTGGATGTGAAGCTGCAGGCTGGAGAAAGCGTGAGTCAAGGCACGGCCTTTGGCACCCTGCAGACTCACGTCGCCGGACCATGACAGAGACAGCGCGCTGTCGCCGGCAGCAGGACCAGAGCAGATGGCGTCTGTGATAAAGGTGCAGGGGGAAATCCCAGGTTCCCCGTCACACTCGTTGCAGGCCTGACACTCGTCCATGTCAGAGTTGAAGAAGTAGCCATGGCTACACATTCCAGAGTTGGCGTCTCGTATGGTCATACCGTGGCACCTGAATCCACCTGGGGAGACAAGATGGAAGGAGTGGACTAAGCAAATCTATAGtctaaaattaaaataacaaaagagGGCAAGAAGAGAGAAAGAAGTGAACAAATACAAGCTTTAATATTTTCACAATTACAAAGTATGTCATAGTACCTGGAGTGTTGAAACACTTCTGTTGATCGCCACACAAATTGGCTActtcgagacattcatctctaTCCTGCAACGACGACCAAACTGTCACTTTTAGTCACTTACAGAAATGAGAAGACAGTGGACCCACAAGCTTTCTCCGTCCTTCCAAAGTCATTTTAATCCCTCTTACTTGTTTAGTCATCAAAAAGCTtcttaattgtttttaaaaaaaaatacatttggtATTGCTCACCACAGAATAagggttgtttgttttttttctctctaaagC
The sequence above is drawn from the Odontesthes bonariensis isolate fOdoBon6 chromosome 14, fOdoBon6.hap1, whole genome shotgun sequence genome and encodes:
- the LOC142399537 gene encoding uncharacterized protein LOC142399537, translating into MATISAFSLLFVITALTTGSVSEVCRGPRCFPGQNWSRSCVGAHCQGRAETSTSRRQPHHSAQSRTEHAYPSYQQDAHFSQHRVQSAPLQSYTITQPQHGGITQRAGTDGTRRTNPRTITAEVFHPGCAGGSCPTTVSHHPTSDDSVTRDCKGIGCKLSSRMRQKQTPCVGDGCNAHTGDDGRENYSPVHVTDRAAQFLGELPDSSSDRGAWIQLTCDMKPGSNEVPSEDALVLQLQLSKSQERLVEALRDQQNEVKELQSLLSEQQGTLVSQQREIMEQQRRMYEQMEQVKAQYNVLMDSIKQTSFQNLQGDLDSHMETLSGHVGAHQTQQALSLHKVDVEASVMEVGRPQQACGSCGPEEYCSYSSGSPRCEKCTVCPPGFFLVAQCSVHADRICQDRDECLEVANLCGDQQKCFNTPGGFRCHGMTIRDANSGMCSHGYFFNSDMDECQACNECDGEPGISPCTFITDAICSGPAAGDSALSLSWSGDVSLQGAKGRALTHAFSSLQLHIQGRGNEGLVSAEDGQLVLRQHGLVWLDEDLAVSHGCRSFIQVCLRVNNTDGSEGHDLSGVRVEQRERRSLQSVSISGVAEVSPGHIISLFLRSASQHCNQSSEGLQLYDPSAPPLSLLWLSHDTGAVAMTAQAMVSAHYHTNYRPVFQTTSTSDPYVVGLTHDGRGIRFAESGTVRFVFQQALYSMGQACVTEGFQLLAYLNHNGSAMELFRVFKPGVHYRDTSISLAGAANVSPGDTIGFEILSPAQCNVRFFGDETGISLLSLFWVPAAISSSLSASVANNGLPSGAVRNKPLFFHQISPKVSQMGLLGKGSTDQRWDFVFRESGTASIALDLKLIHSCNLVKVTLLRRSYSERSGVGGEVEGQRPVPLAQQVAGQMPEGSQWASVSLRASFQVHNGTAVFFLLDCVRGRVNHISHQTGSGVSVLWVAA